The nucleotide sequence CGATTGCAGCCGACAAGCAAAGTGTGAATAGTAACAATACGATTAAATCACTGAAAAAAGCCTTTGAAAATAAACAAAGTAAAGCGGTAGTAATGAATATTAACTCGCCGGGTGGTTCACCAGTGCAGTCTGATGAGATCTGGCAGGAAATCCAGTATCTGAAAAAGCAGCATCCTCAGAAAAAACTCTATGCTGTAATTGGTGATACCGGTGCTTCAGGGGCCTATTATATTGCCTCTGCTGCGGATGAAATTATTGTCAATCCTTCCAGTTTAGTCGGTTCTATCGGTGTGATCATGCCGAATTATGGTGTGACTAATTTGCTGCAAAAGCTTGGGGTTGAAGACCGCACCATGACTTCAGGTGAAAATAAAGCCCTGCTGTCGATGACTCAACCAGTCGATCCTGCACAAAAAGCCCATGTACAAGGTGTTCTGGATAATGTGCATGGTCATTTTATTAATGCCGTAAAACAGGGGCGTGGCAATAAATTGAAATCCAATGATCCTGCGATTTTCTCTGGTTTATTCTGGACGGGGGATCAGGCAGTGAAATTAGGGATTGCGGATCGTATCGGTAGCTTAAATACCTTGAAACGTGAATTGAAAACTGAAAAAGCGTTCAATTACACCATTGAATATAGTCCATTTGAATCAGTCTTGGGCCGTATGGGATCATCCATTGGGGATGGAATTGCTTCTTCGGTTGCACAGAAGCTTCAGTCAGAAAACAGTACGACACTGCAATGAAACCACTGATTCATTTCGCGCACGCCAATGGCGTGCCATCCAAAGTCTATCAAAAGCTGTTTGATGGATTGCAAGATGATTACGATATTATCTATGTGCCGCTTTTAGGGCCGGATAAGCGTTATCCGGTTGATAACCATTGGAAAAGCCTGACCCAGCAAGTGATTGACAGTATTGTGCGTCAGTCACATGGGCGACCCGTGATTGGTCTGGGCCATTCTTTGGGATCCGTGTTAACTCTGCAGGCGGCTTTACAGCGCCCGGAACTGTTTTCACAAATGATCATGCTGGACCCGCCAATGATTATGGGCAAAGAAGCCTTTGCCTTGCATATCGCCAAGACTTTTCGTTTAAAAGCATTGGATAAAATGTCTCCGGCAGGTTTGTCGAAACGCCGTCGAGATCATTGGGTTTCACGGGAACAAGCCGCTGAATTGCTGCGCCCTAAAGGTTTTTATCAGGATTTTGATGCAGATTGTTTCCAGGCTTATATTGATTATGCCTTGCAGGAGGATCCCATCCGGGGTGGAGTAGAACTCACTATCCCTAAAAGGGATGAGGTCGCAGTCTTTAGAACCAATCCGTCACTGTGGTGGTTGCCTCAGGCAAAACCAAAAATTCCTGTGCATCTGGTCGTTGCCGAGAAAGGCCCATTTCTGGCCCGTAAGTTCCCGCAACAAGTGCAAAAGAAGTTTGGTATTCCTTTTACCGTAGTGGATGGCGGGCATATGTTCCCATTGGAACAACCCGATCAAGTAGCTGGCTTGGTAAGGCAATTGATTCACCAGCAGTCTACCTAAGTTGTTGAATATTTTGAAAATAAAAAACGCATCCGAGGATGC is from Acinetobacter lwoffii and encodes:
- a CDS encoding alpha/beta fold hydrolase → MKPLIHFAHANGVPSKVYQKLFDGLQDDYDIIYVPLLGPDKRYPVDNHWKSLTQQVIDSIVRQSHGRPVIGLGHSLGSVLTLQAALQRPELFSQMIMLDPPMIMGKEAFALHIAKTFRLKALDKMSPAGLSKRRRDHWVSREQAAELLRPKGFYQDFDADCFQAYIDYALQEDPIRGGVELTIPKRDEVAVFRTNPSLWWLPQAKPKIPVHLVVAEKGPFLARKFPQQVQKKFGIPFTVVDGGHMFPLEQPDQVAGLVRQLIHQQST
- the sppA gene encoding signal peptide peptidase SppA; amino-acid sequence: MSDWPPKPENQIQNTQQPVQPTGPEWKLLEKAVLASVEEQRRARRWGIFFKFLTFAYLLVVILALGKSCSSVSSDASAAAGSHIAVVDIVGTIAADKQSVNSNNTIKSLKKAFENKQSKAVVMNINSPGGSPVQSDEIWQEIQYLKKQHPQKKLYAVIGDTGASGAYYIASAADEIIVNPSSLVGSIGVIMPNYGVTNLLQKLGVEDRTMTSGENKALLSMTQPVDPAQKAHVQGVLDNVHGHFINAVKQGRGNKLKSNDPAIFSGLFWTGDQAVKLGIADRIGSLNTLKRELKTEKAFNYTIEYSPFESVLGRMGSSIGDGIASSVAQKLQSENSTTLQ